The bacterium DNA segment CCACCAATACGCGAAGAACTGGGGGATAGACACCGCGAAGAGGAACGCAATCGTCGCGCCGTATGCGAGACGCGGCAGCACAGAAAAGGTACGAACGAATGCGTAGAGCGCCCCCGCAACGAGGAACTGTGCGAGGACGTACAGTCCATGAAAATAGATGACGGGCGAAATTCCGAGCCAATCGAGCGGGAGCCAGATGAGTGCGCGGACGGTCCGAAGCCCCGCCCCGGCGATGATCCCACGAATCGATCCGTCGATCGAGGTGAGATAGAATCCCGTGTCGTACCCGAGTGGCGTCCCTCCGTATCGGAGAAATGGGAGGACGCGGGACACGAGAAGCGTTGCTCCCGCAAGGACGAGGAGCGCACGGAAGCACCGACGCTCCATGACGGTGGGGATGTGCGTGTGTTCAGACGATCCGTATGCCCGACCCCAAACAACGGAGAATGCAAAGAGAGCGAGCGCGTAGAATGCGATACGGACGTACCACGCGACCGCGGGCGGCGTCACCACGATCATGAATGCAGCGTAGAACACGAATGCGGCGATGGTTCGCGGAGAAGAGCGAGCAGAAGACCACGCACGTAGCGCGAGCACCCGTGCGCGTCCCCACCAATTCCGCATCATCGTCATCGTGGCGTCGTACATACGAGCGCTCATATCCGTCCCAGAAGCCGGTATCCCGCAAGGCCGATCCACTCATGGATGCTCGTCACAGATGAGGAGAATGCGTCCGCGGACGGGAAGAGGGTCAGAGGGGTCACACGCAGCGTTCGAGCTGCGAAATCGGCTGGAATCGGAACGATATTGACTCCAAGGCCCTCGAAGACTGCGATTGATCTCCGCATGTGCCAGGCAGAAGTCACGAGGAGCACCTTTGGCGACACCATCTCCGGTCTCCGCTCCCACAGAAGTCGCACCACCGCACTGCCATTCTCGTGTGTGGTCCGAGACGCAGTCTCGATGATGAATGAATCTGCCGGGACGCCTGCAGCAGTCGCGTACGATCGCGCGAGTTCCGCTTCATGGGACACGGCGTTGAAAGGATCCCCAGATCCCCCGCTATAGATGATGGGGACCGTGCCGTCGAGCGCATGGTACACGGAGATTCCGCGCCACAGCCGTCGCCAACTCGCCCCACTGAGCTCACCCACATCGCGGTGCCCATCCACTTCCGCTGCCCCGCCGGCAAGGATGACGATCGCTGCGGCACCACGGTGCGCATCGAACGATGCGGGGACCGCGTATCGTCGCTCCAGTGTCCACGCAAGCCCGTTCGCGATGGGATCGAGCGATAGGAGCACATACACCACCAGTGCGCCCGAAAGGATCCAGAGCCCACTCCGCTTGCGGTTACGCCACACGAGGATACATCCAATTGCAAACGCCGCCGCGAGGAGCGTCGGCGGGAGGAGCAACGGCTTCACGAGCTTGAGGAGAGTGAACATGGCGCATTATCACCGCACGCGATCGGTTTGCATCCGCGTGCCTTCGTGCGCGAATGAACGAGATACCTCTGTGTGCGGCGGTTGATTGCTCGTGGTACGGAGCGCCGGCGGCGGAACTCGTTCCGCGCGTATGCGATCGCCATCGGGCTCATACCACCGGACGCGCTGCCGGAGCAGTTGACGAATCGCGTGCCCGTCGGCATCTGGGAATCGGGCGAGCTGCGCGAACTGCTGGACCACCGCATGCATCGCCTCTCGAGTTATGCGCTCGGGCGATCGTGCAATGTAGAGTTTCTCATGCGCCGCGGCAGTCGTCCCTTCTTCCGCCGTCAGGAGCTCCTCGAACAGCTTCTCCCCGGGC contains these protein-coding regions:
- a CDS encoding YdcF family protein yields the protein MFTLLKLVKPLLLPPTLLAAAFAIGCILVWRNRKRSGLWILSGALVVYVLLSLDPIANGLAWTLERRYAVPASFDAHRGAAAIVILAGGAAEVDGHRDVGELSGASWRRLWRGISVYHALDGTVPIIYSGGSGDPFNAVSHEAELARSYATAAGVPADSFIIETASRTTHENGSAVVRLLWERRPEMVSPKVLLVTSAWHMRRSIAVFEGLGVNIVPIPADFAARTLRVTPLTLFPSADAFSSSVTSIHEWIGLAGYRLLGRI